In Cupriavidus taiwanensis, the following proteins share a genomic window:
- a CDS encoding efflux RND transporter periplasmic adaptor subunit: protein MRKSQPIRCVAAYALAALSAVALSACGDKKAEGGAPPPPEVGVVTVTPSSVAVVNELPGRLEGVRTAEVRARVEGIVLSRNYTEGGEVKAGQVMFRIDPAPYQAELASAQAALQRAEANAVSARLKADRYKPLVAVNAVSKQEYDDAVAAAGQANADVASAKAAVRTAQINLGYTTVTAPISGRAGRALVTEGALVGKGEATKLALVEQVDPMWVTFTQPASEVTRLRRAIESGAVKGVNGGANVHLFVEDGREYAHTGKLLFSDMTVDPTTGAITLRAQFPNPNRELLSGTFVRVKIEQGVDENALTVPQRALIRGAQGASVMVVGADGNVAAVPVKAPQAIGDRWIVTEGLKGGEKVIVEGLQKVKVGAPARPVPFVQAGASAPAATPTAASAAPASAPKAEAKQEAKAEGKQG, encoded by the coding sequence ATGAGGAAGTCCCAACCTATCCGTTGCGTTGCAGCCTACGCACTAGCGGCCCTGTCGGCCGTGGCGCTGTCCGCCTGCGGCGACAAGAAGGCCGAGGGCGGCGCCCCGCCGCCGCCTGAAGTGGGCGTGGTCACCGTGACGCCGTCGTCGGTCGCCGTCGTCAATGAACTGCCGGGCCGCCTCGAAGGCGTGCGCACGGCCGAAGTGCGCGCGCGCGTCGAAGGCATCGTGCTGTCGCGCAACTACACCGAAGGCGGCGAAGTGAAGGCCGGCCAGGTCATGTTCCGCATCGACCCCGCCCCCTACCAGGCCGAGCTGGCCTCGGCCCAGGCCGCGCTGCAGCGCGCCGAAGCCAACGCCGTGTCGGCGCGCCTGAAGGCCGACCGCTACAAGCCGCTGGTGGCGGTCAACGCGGTCAGCAAGCAGGAGTACGACGACGCCGTCGCCGCCGCCGGCCAGGCCAACGCCGACGTGGCGTCGGCCAAGGCGGCGGTGCGCACCGCCCAGATCAACCTGGGCTACACCACCGTGACCGCGCCGATCAGCGGCCGGGCCGGCCGCGCGCTGGTGACCGAAGGCGCGCTGGTGGGCAAGGGCGAGGCGACCAAGCTGGCGCTGGTGGAGCAGGTCGACCCGATGTGGGTCACCTTTACCCAGCCGGCCTCCGAAGTCACGCGCCTGCGCCGCGCCATCGAGTCCGGCGCGGTCAAGGGCGTCAACGGCGGTGCCAACGTGCACCTGTTCGTCGAAGACGGCCGCGAGTATGCGCACACCGGCAAGCTGCTGTTCTCCGACATGACGGTCGACCCGACCACCGGCGCGATCACGCTGCGCGCGCAGTTCCCCAACCCGAACCGCGAACTGCTGTCGGGCACCTTCGTGCGCGTGAAGATCGAGCAGGGCGTGGATGAGAACGCCCTGACCGTGCCGCAGCGCGCGCTGATCCGCGGCGCCCAGGGTGCCAGCGTGATGGTGGTGGGTGCCGACGGCAACGTCGCGGCGGTGCCGGTCAAGGCGCCGCAGGCGATCGGTGACCGCTGGATCGTGACCGAAGGCCTGAAGGGCGGCGAGAAGGTGATCGTCGAGGGCCTGCAGAAGGTCAAGGTCGGCGCGCCGGCCAGGCCGGTGCCGTTCGTGCAGGCGGGCGCCTCGGCGCCGGCCGCCACGCCGACCGCGGCTTCCGCTGCCCCGGCCTCGGCCCCCAAGGCCGAAGCGAAGCAGGAAGCGAAGGCCGAGGGCAAGCAAGGCTGA
- a CDS encoding efflux RND transporter permease subunit, with protein sequence MAKFFIDRPVFAWVLALIIVLGGILSILQLPIAQYPNIAPPTISVTATYPGASAKTLEDSVTSVIEQELNGAPNLLYYSSTSESSGLASITIAFAPGSNVDLNSVEVQNRLKRVEARLPAEVRQQGVRVDKAGNNYMMFLTVSSKSGTASAIQLGNYVSAQVIDSIRRVPGVGQADLFGTEYAMRIWLDPAKLTGFNLTPTDVTAAVGEQNIQVAVGELGGTPSPKGTELNATVTTESRLTTPEQFGNILLRTNPDGSSVRIKDVGRVELGGADYSTQARTNGKPSAAIAIKLAPTGNALATATAVRAKMEELSKNFPGDYEYSVPYDTSAFVKISIEEVIKTLLEAVVLVFLVMYLFLQNFRATLIPTLVVPIALLGTFGALLAFGFSINVLTMFGMVLAIGILVDDAIVVVENVERIMSEEGLSPREATRKAMGQITGAIVGITLVLTAVFIPMAFFSGSVGNIYRQFSLSLIASMAFSALLALTLTPALCATMLKPVEAGHHHEKKGFFGWFNRTFATASTGYQGVVARILKRTGRYLIIYALIIAGVVVLFKRLPSSFLPDEDQGYMITVVQLPNGATQDRTIGVLKQIEDYYLQKESKVVDQMITVAGFSFFGRGQNGGIAFVRLKDWKERTGEGETAQALVGRAFGALSFIKDAIIFPLNPPAISELGNSSGFDFRLQDRTGQGHAKLMEARNMMLGMAAQSPVLMGVRPEGQEDAPQLQIDIDREKAKALGVSVASINSTLSIAFGSNYVNDFIYEGRVRKVIVQAEGADRRLPDDLTKLRVRNSNGDMVAFAAFATSKWVMGSPRLERYNGMPAVKLAGQAAPGRSTGEAMRVMEENFAKLPPGFGFEWSGQSYEERLAGSQEPILYTLSLIIVFLCLAALYESWSIPFSVLLVVPLGVLGALLGVTLRGMPNDVYFKVGLIATIGLSAKNAILIVEFAKDLQAQGKGLIEATLEAVHLRFRPILMTSMAFILGVLPLAIATGAGSGSQRAIGTGVMGGMITATVLAIFLVPVFFVVVRKRFKGSARQRMLDQKWHDPQEEI encoded by the coding sequence ATGGCCAAGTTTTTTATCGACCGGCCGGTGTTCGCGTGGGTGCTCGCGCTGATCATCGTGCTGGGCGGCATATTGTCGATCCTGCAACTGCCGATCGCGCAATATCCGAACATCGCCCCGCCGACGATCTCGGTCACCGCCACCTATCCGGGTGCGTCGGCCAAGACGCTGGAGGATTCCGTCACTTCGGTGATCGAGCAGGAGCTTAACGGCGCCCCCAACCTGCTCTACTACAGCTCCACCAGCGAGTCGTCCGGCCTGGCCAGCATCACCATCGCCTTTGCGCCGGGCTCGAACGTCGACCTGAACTCGGTCGAGGTGCAGAACCGCCTCAAGCGCGTGGAAGCGCGCCTGCCGGCGGAGGTGCGCCAGCAGGGCGTGCGCGTCGACAAGGCCGGGAACAACTACATGATGTTCCTGACGGTGTCGTCCAAGTCCGGCACGGCCAGCGCGATCCAGCTCGGCAACTACGTCTCGGCGCAGGTGATCGACTCGATCCGGCGCGTGCCCGGCGTGGGCCAGGCCGACCTGTTCGGCACCGAGTACGCCATGCGGATCTGGCTGGACCCGGCCAAGCTGACCGGCTTCAACCTGACCCCGACCGACGTCACGGCCGCGGTCGGCGAGCAGAACATCCAGGTCGCCGTGGGCGAGCTGGGCGGCACGCCGTCGCCCAAGGGCACCGAACTCAATGCCACCGTCACCACCGAAAGCCGGCTGACCACGCCCGAGCAGTTCGGCAACATCCTGCTGCGCACCAACCCGGACGGGTCGTCGGTGCGCATCAAGGACGTCGGCCGCGTGGAACTGGGCGGTGCCGACTACTCGACCCAGGCCCGCACCAACGGCAAGCCGTCGGCGGCCATCGCCATCAAGCTGGCCCCGACCGGCAACGCGCTCGCCACCGCCACCGCGGTGCGCGCCAAGATGGAAGAGCTGTCGAAGAACTTCCCGGGAGACTACGAGTACTCGGTGCCGTACGACACCTCGGCCTTCGTCAAGATCTCGATCGAGGAAGTGATCAAGACCCTGCTCGAAGCCGTGGTGCTGGTGTTCCTGGTGATGTACCTGTTCCTGCAGAACTTCCGCGCCACGCTGATCCCGACGCTGGTGGTGCCGATCGCGCTGCTGGGCACCTTCGGCGCGCTGCTGGCATTCGGCTTCTCGATCAACGTGCTGACCATGTTCGGCATGGTGCTGGCGATCGGTATCCTGGTCGACGATGCCATCGTGGTGGTCGAGAACGTCGAGCGGATCATGAGCGAGGAAGGCCTGTCGCCACGTGAAGCCACACGCAAGGCCATGGGCCAGATCACCGGCGCCATCGTCGGCATCACGCTGGTGCTGACCGCGGTGTTCATCCCGATGGCGTTCTTCTCGGGCTCGGTGGGCAACATCTACCGCCAGTTCTCGCTGTCGCTGATCGCCTCGATGGCGTTCTCGGCGCTGCTGGCGCTGACGCTGACCCCGGCGCTGTGCGCGACCATGCTCAAGCCGGTGGAAGCGGGCCATCACCATGAGAAGAAGGGTTTCTTCGGCTGGTTCAACCGCACCTTCGCCACGGCCTCGACCGGCTACCAGGGCGTGGTCGCGCGCATCCTCAAGCGCACCGGCCGCTACCTGATCATCTACGCGCTGATCATCGCCGGCGTGGTGGTGCTGTTCAAGCGCCTGCCGTCGTCGTTCCTGCCCGATGAAGACCAGGGCTACATGATCACCGTGGTGCAGCTGCCCAACGGCGCGACCCAGGACCGTACCATCGGCGTGCTCAAGCAGATCGAGGACTACTACCTGCAGAAGGAAAGCAAGGTGGTGGACCAGATGATCACGGTGGCGGGCTTCTCCTTCTTCGGCCGCGGCCAGAACGGCGGTATCGCGTTCGTGCGCCTGAAGGACTGGAAGGAACGCACCGGCGAGGGCGAGACCGCGCAGGCGCTGGTCGGCCGTGCCTTCGGCGCGCTCTCGTTCATCAAGGACGCGATCATCTTCCCGCTCAATCCGCCGGCGATTTCCGAGCTGGGCAACTCCTCGGGCTTTGACTTCCGCCTGCAGGACCGCACCGGCCAGGGCCACGCCAAGCTGATGGAAGCGCGCAACATGATGCTCGGCATGGCCGCGCAGAGCCCGGTGCTGATGGGCGTGCGTCCGGAAGGCCAGGAAGACGCGCCGCAGCTGCAGATCGACATCGACCGCGAGAAGGCCAAGGCGCTCGGCGTCTCGGTGGCGAGCATCAACTCGACGCTGTCGATCGCCTTCGGCTCCAACTACGTCAACGACTTCATCTACGAAGGCCGCGTGCGCAAGGTGATCGTGCAGGCCGAAGGCGCCGACCGCCGGCTGCCGGACGACCTGACCAAGCTGCGCGTGCGCAACAGCAACGGCGACATGGTGGCGTTCGCGGCGTTCGCGACCTCGAAGTGGGTGATGGGCTCGCCGCGCCTGGAGCGCTACAACGGCATGCCGGCGGTGAAGCTGGCGGGCCAGGCCGCGCCGGGCCGCAGTACCGGCGAAGCCATGCGCGTGATGGAGGAGAACTTCGCCAAGCTGCCGCCGGGCTTCGGCTTCGAGTGGTCCGGACAGTCGTACGAGGAACGCCTGGCCGGCTCGCAGGAACCGATCCTGTACACGCTGTCGCTGATCATCGTGTTCCTGTGCCTGGCCGCGCTGTATGAAAGCTGGTCGATCCCGTTCTCGGTGCTGCTGGTGGTGCCGCTGGGCGTGCTCGGCGCGCTGCTGGGCGTGACGCTGCGCGGCATGCCCAACGATGTGTACTTCAAGGTGGGCCTGATCGCCACCATCGGCCTGTCGGCGAAGAACGCCATCCTGATCGTGGAATTCGCCAAGGACCTGCAGGCGCAAGGCAAGGGCCTGATCGAAGCCACGCTGGAAGCGGTGCACCTGCGCTTCCGCCCGATCCTGATGACGTCGATGGCGTTCATCCTGGGCGTGCTGCCGCTGGCGATCGCCACCGGCGCGGGCTCGGGCAGCCAGCGCGCCATCGGTACCGGCGTGATGGGCGGGATGATCACGGCCACGGTGCTGGCGATCTTCCTGGTGCCGGTCTTCTTCGTCGTGGTGCGCAAGCGCTTCAAGGGCAGTGCTCGCCAGCGCATGCTGGACCAGAAGTGGCACGACCCCCAAGAGGAAATCTGA
- a CDS encoding efflux transporter outer membrane subunit, with amino-acid sequence MTKTLTTLLLVAGVLTGCTLAPHYDRPAPPVADSFPTAPEGYATAEVKSGETRRAADIGWREFFRDPRLQALIATSLENNRDLRTAALRIEEARALYQVQRADLLPTVNVNGGYTRARTTAAEAATVLGQPGVTEVYQVGLGISSYELDFFGRVRSLSNAALAQYFATEEARRSAHISLVSEVAKAYLAERAYAEQYELARDSLKARESTYGLAKQRFEAGATSALDLRDNESLVAQARVAAAQLARQRAQAHNALEVLVGKPIGTIENLPEPMRLSDERIISDIPPGLPSDLLEQRPDIRQAEQQLLSANANIGAARAAFFPRVTLTASGGTISPTFSGLFDAGTRAWSFAPQLVLPIFDFGRNLSNLDLANVRKNIQIANYEKTIQTAFAEVADALVARGTLEDQVAGQEQARNAEAARYELSRLRFRSGVASYLDELDAQRQLFTAEQALVQARQLRLNNAIDLYRSLGGGLQESSAVAQQAPAQQGTATQ; translated from the coding sequence ATGACCAAGACTCTGACCACACTGCTGCTGGTGGCCGGCGTTCTGACGGGGTGCACGCTGGCGCCCCACTATGACCGCCCTGCCCCGCCGGTGGCAGACAGCTTCCCGACGGCGCCCGAAGGCTATGCCACGGCCGAGGTGAAGAGCGGCGAAACCCGCCGCGCCGCCGACATCGGCTGGCGCGAGTTCTTCCGCGACCCGCGCCTGCAGGCGCTGATCGCGACCTCGCTGGAAAACAACCGCGACCTGCGCACCGCGGCGCTGCGCATCGAGGAAGCGCGCGCGCTGTACCAGGTGCAGCGCGCCGACCTGCTGCCCACGGTGAACGTCAACGGCGGCTACACCCGGGCCCGCACCACCGCCGCCGAAGCGGCGACGGTGCTCGGGCAGCCGGGCGTGACCGAGGTGTACCAGGTCGGCCTGGGCATCTCGTCGTACGAGCTCGATTTCTTCGGGCGCGTGCGCAGCCTGTCCAATGCCGCGCTGGCGCAGTATTTCGCCACCGAAGAGGCGCGCCGCTCGGCGCATATCTCGCTGGTCTCGGAAGTCGCCAAGGCCTACCTGGCCGAGCGCGCCTACGCCGAGCAGTACGAGCTGGCGCGCGACTCCCTGAAGGCGCGCGAAAGCACCTACGGGCTGGCCAAGCAGCGCTTCGAGGCCGGCGCCACCTCGGCGCTGGACCTGCGCGACAACGAGTCGCTGGTGGCGCAGGCACGCGTCGCCGCGGCGCAGCTGGCACGCCAGCGCGCGCAGGCGCATAACGCGCTCGAAGTGCTGGTGGGCAAGCCCATCGGCACCATCGAGAACCTGCCCGAGCCGATGCGCCTGTCGGACGAGCGCATCATCAGCGATATTCCGCCGGGGCTGCCGTCGGACCTGCTCGAGCAGCGTCCCGACATCCGCCAGGCCGAGCAGCAGCTGCTGTCGGCCAACGCCAATATCGGCGCGGCGCGCGCGGCGTTCTTTCCGCGCGTCACGCTGACCGCCAGCGGCGGCACCATCAGCCCGACGTTCTCCGGGCTGTTCGATGCCGGCACGCGCGCCTGGTCGTTCGCGCCGCAGCTGGTGCTGCCGATCTTCGACTTCGGCCGCAACCTGTCCAACCTGGACCTGGCCAACGTGCGCAAGAACATCCAGATCGCCAACTACGAGAAGACCATCCAGACGGCCTTCGCGGAAGTGGCGGACGCACTGGTGGCGCGCGGCACGCTGGAAGACCAGGTCGCGGGCCAGGAACAGGCGCGCAATGCCGAGGCCGCCCGCTACGAGCTGTCGCGCCTGCGCTTCCGCAGCGGCGTGGCCAGCTACCTGGACGAACTCGATGCGCAGCGCCAGCTGTTCACCGCGGAACAGGCGCTGGTGCAGGCCCGGCAGCTGCGGCTGAACAATGCGATCGATTTGTACCGGTCGCTGGGCGGCGGCTTGCAGGAGAGCAGTGCGGTGGCGCAGCAGGCGCCGGCGCAGCAGGGGACGGCGACGCAGTAA
- a CDS encoding OmpW/AlkL family protein: MKTLHLTLALVLAALASIAVPAHAQKKGDNVVSAGWFHIRTHGQSDPLTTSLLDVPINYPLGLPSTFTAPGSSISSSNANTLGLTFSHFVTDHIAITAVGGIPPEFKLYGHGELIPPGPAGALGRQSLGDPALNPIITKARQWSPAAMVQYHFLEPGTRFRPFLGLGVSYNFFTNIEVNPAFASSVNNNLGAILAAGAGIPGPTSVSADASSSWAPVFNIGGTYNFDEHWGLTAAITYIPLKTTSTMTIKAANGTVLSTSKTKLEPNPLVFFVAASYKF; the protein is encoded by the coding sequence ATGAAGACCTTGCATCTGACGCTCGCGCTGGTGCTGGCCGCGCTGGCCAGCATCGCCGTGCCTGCCCATGCCCAGAAGAAGGGCGACAACGTGGTCTCGGCCGGCTGGTTCCATATCCGGACCCATGGCCAGAGCGATCCGCTCACCACCTCGCTGCTGGACGTGCCGATCAACTACCCGCTCGGGCTGCCGTCGACCTTCACCGCGCCAGGCAGCAGCATCTCGTCGTCCAACGCCAATACGCTGGGGCTGACCTTCAGCCACTTCGTCACCGACCATATCGCCATCACCGCGGTGGGCGGCATCCCGCCCGAGTTCAAGCTCTATGGCCATGGCGAGCTGATCCCGCCCGGCCCGGCCGGCGCGCTCGGCCGCCAGAGCCTGGGCGACCCGGCGCTGAACCCGATCATCACCAAGGCGCGCCAGTGGAGCCCGGCGGCGATGGTGCAGTACCACTTCCTGGAACCGGGCACGCGCTTCCGGCCGTTCCTGGGGCTCGGGGTCTCGTACAACTTCTTTACCAACATCGAAGTCAACCCGGCCTTCGCCAGCTCGGTCAACAACAACCTCGGCGCCATCCTGGCGGCGGGCGCAGGCATTCCGGGGCCGACCTCGGTCAGCGCCGATGCCTCGTCGTCGTGGGCGCCGGTCTTCAATATCGGCGGCACCTACAACTTCGACGAGCACTGGGGACTGACGGCGGCGATCACCTACATCCCGCTGAAGACCACCTCGACGATGACGATCAAGGCGGCCAACGGCACGGTGCTGTCGACGTCGAAGACCAAGCTGGAGCCGAATCCGCTGGTGTTTTTTGTGGCGGCTTCGTACAAGTTTTGA
- a CDS encoding DUF2957 domain-containing protein, producing MQPHQIVLPRPSTVPARALAAAATAMLAACGGGGGGDDAPATPAAAQTRLCPAALDYNTTFTGGTGSGELVKVQIDTTRMTWQVTFLDSSVPRQTGTVQPTRSDPTNGLNVMRGTLKAETGLPTEKLNQCAFELSGASLDPARPAKLFVGEGVAGGTIPGARIQFNGVLGAGAVPDTTFPYFQFIGFAQTETDLAKIAGQYNGTGFHEVPSKQFQLVAQDYRMALAADGSFTVCDNATGTCERKGDNFVPQPSGALLSTRYKAESQPPTLGSTLGKAYLIVGKLRGQLVPIMIRVGYANDSLANGPLGADDEIGIGMMAPAVAVTEGTVNGEYVGVDSNFNYRVTALVGAAATMMDPFRPSDASLAIPYRLDFAQQVPGVVRTSRREAPAGSAPTGKLMFTGGVFGFLEQRDSGPYFTVGAFVQ from the coding sequence ATGCAGCCCCATCAAATTGTCCTGCCGCGCCCATCGACCGTACCGGCGCGCGCACTGGCCGCGGCCGCCACCGCCATGCTTGCCGCCTGCGGCGGTGGCGGCGGCGGCGACGACGCCCCGGCCACGCCGGCGGCCGCGCAGACGCGGCTGTGTCCGGCCGCGCTGGACTACAACACCACCTTCACCGGCGGCACCGGCTCGGGCGAGCTGGTCAAGGTGCAGATCGACACCACCCGCATGACCTGGCAGGTGACCTTCCTGGACTCATCGGTGCCGCGCCAGACCGGCACCGTGCAGCCCACCCGCAGCGATCCCACCAACGGCCTGAACGTGATGCGCGGCACGCTCAAGGCCGAGACCGGCCTGCCCACCGAGAAGCTGAACCAGTGCGCGTTCGAGCTGAGCGGCGCCAGCCTCGATCCCGCCCGCCCGGCCAAGCTCTTCGTCGGCGAAGGCGTGGCGGGCGGCACCATCCCGGGCGCGCGCATCCAGTTCAACGGCGTGCTCGGCGCCGGCGCGGTGCCCGATACCACCTTCCCGTACTTCCAGTTCATCGGCTTCGCGCAGACCGAGACCGACCTGGCGAAGATCGCCGGGCAATACAACGGCACCGGCTTCCACGAGGTGCCGTCCAAGCAGTTCCAATTGGTGGCACAGGACTACCGCATGGCGCTCGCCGCCGACGGCTCGTTCACGGTCTGCGACAACGCCACCGGCACGTGCGAGCGCAAGGGCGACAACTTCGTGCCGCAGCCCAGCGGCGCGCTGCTGTCGACCCGCTACAAGGCCGAGAGCCAGCCGCCCACGCTGGGCAGCACGCTGGGCAAGGCCTACCTGATCGTGGGCAAGCTGCGCGGCCAGCTGGTGCCGATCATGATCCGCGTGGGCTATGCCAATGACTCGCTCGCCAATGGGCCCCTGGGCGCCGACGACGAGATCGGCATCGGCATGATGGCCCCCGCCGTGGCGGTCACCGAGGGCACGGTCAATGGCGAATACGTCGGCGTCGACAGCAACTTCAACTACCGCGTGACGGCGCTGGTGGGCGCCGCCGCGACCATGATGGATCCGTTCCGGCCGTCCGATGCGTCGCTGGCGATCCCCTACCGGCTGGACTTCGCGCAGCAGGTGCCGGGCGTGGTCCGCACCTCGCGCCGCGAGGCGCCCGCCGGCTCGGCGCCGACCGGCAAGCTGATGTTCACCGGCGGCGTGTTCGGCTTCCTGGAGCAGCGCGACAGCGGCCCGTACTTCACCGTCGGCGCCTTCGTGCAATAA
- a CDS encoding DUF2957 domain-containing protein produces MTMSRLWRSTLVVTGVSVAAALAGCGGGGGDEDTPRAGTQAPPQCADTGTCPAQGPVTIGGPPGSLCPAALDYGTTFTGGSGAGELVRLRFDTAARTYQLEIIESPVPKQPGSVSPTRAGVTFTGTFANLTSLPTAEQNRCAVALQTATASDGVSQANIDSAKPPVIFLGNGVAGGGIPGATISYPGVLGLGAIPATTFPFYPVLAFAQTETDFSRVAGTYNLLGYHQVPSGGALTAQSHFTPATAQTTETLNADGSCTTASGSCRSTGNSWKLRSADGAFESSNADGSRRYPSFHNQAITSNNASRAKGLMVVGKLDGALVPLLVRTGYAQISLLPLTVNVDDESGLALMAPATTVASGRLDGGYIGSGSDFAYTASLIKGARVDLLDPMTMNQTGGFQLDFTQAATGMVTTTDNSGTTGALIASGRVFSHLSGTGGTSSTFRVGVLAAP; encoded by the coding sequence ATGACCATGTCGAGGTTGTGGCGCAGCACTTTGGTGGTGACAGGGGTGAGCGTGGCCGCGGCGCTGGCCGGCTGCGGTGGTGGCGGCGGCGACGAGGACACGCCGCGCGCCGGCACGCAGGCGCCGCCGCAATGCGCGGACACGGGCACGTGCCCGGCGCAGGGGCCGGTCACCATCGGTGGCCCGCCCGGATCGCTGTGCCCGGCGGCGCTGGACTACGGCACCACCTTCACCGGCGGCTCCGGCGCGGGCGAGCTGGTCAGGCTGCGCTTCGATACCGCGGCGCGCACCTACCAGCTGGAAATCATCGAGTCGCCGGTGCCGAAGCAGCCCGGCAGCGTCAGCCCGACGCGCGCGGGCGTGACCTTCACCGGCACCTTCGCCAACCTGACCTCGCTGCCCACCGCCGAGCAGAACCGCTGCGCGGTGGCGTTGCAGACCGCTACGGCATCGGACGGCGTCTCGCAGGCGAATATCGACAGCGCCAAACCGCCGGTGATCTTCCTCGGCAACGGTGTCGCCGGCGGCGGGATTCCGGGTGCCACCATTTCCTATCCGGGCGTGCTCGGACTCGGCGCGATCCCGGCCACCACCTTCCCGTTCTACCCGGTGCTGGCGTTTGCGCAGACCGAGACCGATTTCAGCAGGGTGGCCGGCACCTACAACCTGCTGGGCTACCACCAGGTGCCGTCCGGCGGCGCGCTGACCGCCCAAAGCCATTTCACGCCCGCCACCGCGCAGACCACCGAGACGCTCAACGCCGACGGCAGCTGCACCACGGCAAGCGGCAGCTGCCGCAGCACCGGCAACAGCTGGAAGCTGCGCAGCGCCGACGGCGCCTTCGAAAGCAGCAATGCCGACGGCAGCCGCCGCTATCCGTCGTTCCACAACCAGGCCATCACCAGCAACAACGCCAGCCGCGCCAAGGGGCTGATGGTGGTGGGCAAGCTCGACGGCGCGCTGGTGCCGCTGCTGGTGCGCACCGGCTATGCGCAGATCTCGCTGCTGCCGCTGACGGTCAATGTCGACGATGAATCGGGGCTCGCGCTGATGGCGCCTGCCACCACCGTCGCCAGCGGCCGGCTCGACGGCGGCTATATCGGCTCGGGCAGCGACTTTGCCTACACCGCGTCGCTGATCAAGGGCGCGCGCGTGGACCTGCTCGACCCGATGACGATGAACCAGACCGGCGGCTTCCAGCTCGATTTCACGCAGGCCGCGACGGGCATGGTGACCACCACCGACAACAGCGGCACCACCGGCGCGCTGATCGCCAGCGGCCGCGTGTTCAGCCATTTGTCCGGCACCGGCGGCACCAGCTCGACCTTCCGCGTGGGCGTGCTCGCGGCACCCTGA
- a CDS encoding DUF1571 domain-containing protein — MRRLAAITGAVIGLLAAPLAYPPVAMAQPASAAAATGTAYDGLPSAQQAALFSRQVSSGELARLSDAQVLAVFQALQPDALLKWARAEMNRYPEYEYWMSRQERLNGQWQEQPAKMQIRYRHAPRQLYARWLPGGSQAGQEILYDETRRKDEMYGHLGGVLGFTSMWIALDGSLARSQSNHTVRDLGFQYVLSMLERDAKSLRAAGLSEKYGKAEIVQEQGVRMVALTWDLPAGAPQYYAKRVQLMLDLKHPYIRVETAWDADGNMVEKIVFDKLVRKTFEAAAFDPANPEYRF, encoded by the coding sequence CTGCGCCGCCTTGCCGCCATCACCGGCGCCGTCATCGGCCTGCTGGCCGCGCCGCTGGCGTATCCGCCCGTGGCCATGGCCCAGCCGGCCAGCGCTGCCGCCGCCACCGGCACGGCCTATGACGGCCTGCCGTCGGCACAGCAGGCCGCGTTGTTCTCGCGCCAGGTCTCCAGCGGCGAGCTCGCGCGCCTGTCCGACGCGCAGGTGCTGGCCGTGTTCCAGGCGCTGCAGCCCGATGCGCTGCTGAAATGGGCACGCGCCGAGATGAACCGCTATCCCGAATACGAGTACTGGATGTCGCGCCAGGAGCGGCTCAACGGCCAGTGGCAGGAACAGCCCGCCAAGATGCAGATCCGCTACCGCCATGCGCCGCGCCAGCTCTATGCCAGGTGGCTGCCCGGCGGCTCCCAGGCGGGCCAGGAAATCCTGTATGACGAGACCCGCCGCAAGGACGAGATGTACGGCCACCTGGGCGGCGTGCTGGGCTTTACCTCGATGTGGATCGCACTGGACGGCTCGCTGGCGCGTTCGCAGTCCAACCATACCGTGCGCGACCTGGGCTTCCAGTACGTGCTGTCGATGCTCGAGCGTGACGCGAAATCGCTGCGCGCCGCCGGGCTGTCCGAGAAATACGGCAAGGCCGAGATCGTGCAGGAGCAGGGCGTGCGCATGGTGGCACTGACCTGGGACTTGCCGGCCGGCGCGCCGCAGTACTACGCCAAGCGCGTGCAGCTGATGCTGGACCTGAAGCATCCGTATATCCGCGTGGAAACCGCGTGGGATGCCGACGGCAACATGGTCGAGAAGATCGTGTTCGACAAGCTGGTGCGCAAGACCTTCGAGGCCGCGGCGTTCGACCCGGCCAATCCCGAGTATCGCTTCTGA